From Rhododendron vialii isolate Sample 1 chromosome 10a, ASM3025357v1, the proteins below share one genomic window:
- the LOC131304556 gene encoding F-box/kelch-repeat protein At3g23880-like: MQMAIGNLSEDLLMEILCRLPVKTLLQLKSVCQNWYALIQNPNFIYLHHYRTASIAADENTDSLLVKRFLDGGLGGGVLSFVPNEAPVEDIDISSTGLDIKHLQILGPCNGVVCLTRYGLNSPLVLCNPSVKEFRVLPQPSYKNDRRSNLGFGYDPFTDDYKVVRFAKMGMGIPTRGIDGKIEIYYSSTDSWRVVDTESPFQSGFHCCHDSYTSWNGDCFWYAYRYHNGGAVIMFSMTDEVFEEMPVPEVCFLDEYSEKKLFVLNNCLAMVIYPNSWSNPFLWPPEEFLIEKSFDIWVMNKEDVEVSWTKKFTVGPFERFDWALGFRQNGEFLLESGYGQVMSYNLNSQERKEYEVHDQVHGHPPPPNLQVLPYIESLVSIKRYNEHDGHI, translated from the coding sequence ATGCAAATGGCGATCGGAAACCTATCCGAAGATTTGCTCATGGAGATTCTGTGTAGGCTTCCCGTGAAAACCCTTCTTCAATTGAAGTCAGTCTGCCAGAACTGGTATGCTctcatccaaaaccctaactttatTTACCTCCACCACTATCGCACCGCCTCTATCGCCGCCGATGAAAACACCGACAGCCTCCTCGTTAAGCGATTCCTCGACGGCGGCCTTGGCGGCGGCGTATTATCCTTTGTCCCCAACGAAGCCCCAGTTGAGGATATAGACATATCTTCCACTGGTCTAGATATTAAACACCTACAGATCTTGGGCCCTTGTAATGGCGTCGTTTGTCTCACCCGATACGGTTTAAACTCCCCCCTTGTGCTATGCAACCCTTCAGTGAAAGAATTCAGGGTACTTCCTCAACCTTCTTATAAAAATGACCGTAGGAGCAATTTGGGATTTGGGTATGATCCATTTACAGATGATTATAAAGTGGTTAGATTTGCCAAGATGGGTATGGGTATACCCACTAGGGGCATTGATGGAAAGATTGAAATATATTACTCGAGTACAGATTCTTGGAGGGTAGTTGACACTGAGTCTCCTTTCCAGTCCGGTTTCCACTGTTGTCATGATTCGTACACATCGTGGAATGGGGATTGTTTCTGGTACGCATACCGTTACCATAATGGTGGTGCAGTGATCATGTTTAGCATGACCGACGAGGTATTTGAAGAGATGCCCGTGCCGGAAGTTTGCTTTTTAGATGAGTACAGTGAAAAGAAACTCTTCGTTTTGAACAATTGCCTTGCCATGGTTATTTATCCAAACTCGTGGTCAAATCCATTTCTTTGGCCACCTGAAGAGTTTTTGATTGAGAAGTCCTTTGACATATGGGTGATGAATAAAGAGGATGTTGAGGTGTCGTGGACTAAAAAGTTCACTGTCGGACCCTTTGAGCGATTCGACTGGGCATTGGGATTCCGACAAAATGGTGAGTTCCTACTTGAGAGCGGATATGGACAGGTGATGTCATACAACCTTAATTCTCAAGAAAGGAAGGAGTATGAAGTCCATGATCAAGTTCATGGTCATCCTCCACCACCAAATTTACAAGTTCTTCCATACATAGAGAGTTTGGTTTCTATCAAGAGATACAATGAGCATGATGGACACATTTGA
- the LOC131302814 gene encoding F-box/kelch-repeat protein At3g06240-like yields the protein MAIVKLPEDLLMEILLRLPVKSLLRFKSVCKNWYALIQNPSFISLHHDHFTSIPVNQNTDCLFVKGSLEGGMGVFCRFMPFQLQKLSCLHVIGSADPPVYTEELGGMALSFVTGENPVEDIDISFTGIDIEALQILGPCNGVVCLTSGLNSTIVICNPSMNEFRVLPQPSYKNDFFSNLGIGYDPITNDYKVVKFGNISIMGIDERVEIYDERVEIYELSTDSWREVDDEGPIESGFLCSESLFTSWNGDFFWYAYSGGCHPVGLAIVAFSMTDEEFKEMPVPEVCLSHHPKLSVLKDSLALVICQNWWAGRCFDIWLMNKEDVEVSWTKKFTIGPCFPAFDEVLGFRQNGEVLVKNLGQIMLYNSNTRERKEYQVHGRLSNLHAVPYTESLVSVNRHNAPDGHIAS from the exons ATGGCTATCGTAAAGCTACCGGAAGATTTGCTCATGGAGATTCTGCTGAGGCTTCCAGTGAAATCCCTTCTTCGATTCAAATCAGTCTGCAAAAACTGGTATGCTCTCATCCAAAATCCTAGCTTCATTTCCCTCCATCATGATCACTTCACCTCTATTCCCGTCAACCAAAACACTGACTGCCTCTTCGTTAAGGGATCCCTCGAGGGCGGTATGGGAGTTTTTTGTCGATTTATGCCTTTCCAA CTGCAAAAGCTGAGCTGTCTTCATGTAATTGGTTCGGCGGACCCTCCCGTATACACGGAGG AACTCGGCGGTATGGCCTTGTCATTTGTCACCGGCGAAAACCCCGTTGAGGATATAGATATATCTTTCACTGGTATAGATATTGAAGCGCTACAAATCTTGGGTCCTTGTAATGGCGTCGTTTGTCTCACCAGCGGTTTAAACTCCACCATTGTGATATGCAACCCTTCAATGAATGAATTCAGGGTACTTCCTCAACCTTCCTACAAAAATGACTTTTTTAGTAATTTGGGAATTGGGTATGATCCCATTACGAATGATTATAAAGTGGTTAAATTCGGAAATATAAGCATTATGGGCATCGATGAAAGAGTTGAAATATACGATGAAAGAGTTGAAATATATGAATTGAGTACAGATTCTTGGAGAGAAGTTGACGATGAGGGCCCCATCGAGTCCGGTTTCCTCTGTAGTGAGAGTCTATTCACATCGTGGAatggggattttttttggtatgcTTACAGTGGTGGTTGCCATCCTGTTGGACTGGCGATTGTGGCGTTTAGTATGACCGATGAGGAGTTCAAAGAGATGCCCGTGCCAGAAGTTTGCTTGTCACACCACCCGAAACTTTCTGTTTTGAAAGATTCCCTTGCCCTGGTTATTTGTCAAAATTGGTGGGCAGGAAGGTGCTTTGACATATGGCTAATGAACAAAGAGGATGTCGAGGTGTCGTGGACTAAGAAGTTCACTATCGGACCCTGCTTCCCGGCATTTGACGAGGTATTGGGATTTCGGCAAAATGGTGAGGTCCTTGTGAAGAACCTTGGACAGATAATGTTGTACAACAGTAATactcgagaaagaaaggagtATCAAGTCCATGGTCGTCTATCAAATTTACATGCTGTTCCATACACGGAGAGCTTGGTTTCGGTCAATAGACACAATGCGCCTGATGGACACATAGCGTCTTAG